One window of the Periophthalmus magnuspinnatus isolate fPerMag1 chromosome 6, fPerMag1.2.pri, whole genome shotgun sequence genome contains the following:
- the gnb5a gene encoding guanine nucleotide-binding protein subunit beta-5a, protein MRSPLIPEMATQEVQLNETLAHLKSESETLKSKLEEERAKLHDVELHQVAEKVEGLGQFVMKTRRTLKGHGNKVLCMDWCKDKRRIVSSSQDGKVIVWDAFTTNKEHAVTMPCTWVMACAYAPSGCAVACGGLDNKCSVYPLSLDKNENLAAKKKSVAMHTNYLSACSFTNSDMQILTSSGDGTCALWDVESGQLLQSFHGHAADVLCLDLAPSETGNTFVSGGCDKKANVWDMRSGQCIQSFETHESDINSVRYYPSGDAFASGSDDATCRLYDLRADREVAIYSKESIIFGVSSVDFSLSGRLLFGGYNDYTINVWDVLKGTRVSILFGHENRVSTLRVSPDGTAFCTGSWDHTLRIWA, encoded by the exons ATGAGATCCCCTCTAATCCCTGAAATGGCGACACAGGAGGTACAGCTGAATGAGACCCTGGCCCACCTCAAAAGCGAGTCGGAGACGCTCAAGTCGAAGCTGGAGGAGGAAAGAGCCAAGCTGCACGATGTCGAGT TACATCAGGTGGCGGAGAAAGTGGAAGGCCTGGGTCAGTTTGTTATGAAGACCAGGAGGACTCTAAAGGGACATGGAAACAAAGTGCTGTGTATGGACTGGTGTAAGGACAAGAGGAGGATTGTCAGCTCTTCTCAG GATGGTAAAGTCATTGTGTGGGATGCTTTTACCACAAACAAG GAGCATGCTGTGACAATGCCCTGCACATGGGTGATGGCCTGTGCCTACGCCCCATCTGGCTGTGCTGTAGCTTGTGG TGGTCTGGATAACAAATGCTCAGTGTATCCACTGTCTCTggataaaaatgaaaacttgGCTGCAAAGAAGAAATCAGTGGCAATGCACACAAACTATTTGTCAGCCTGTAGCTTTACCAACTCGGACATGCAG ATCTTGACGTCCAGCGGGGATGGGACCTGTGCATTGTGGGACGTGGAGAGTGGACAGCTGCTGCAGAGTTTCCATGGACACGCGGCTGATGTTCTCTGCCTGGACCTGGCTCCctctgaaactggcaacacttTTGTCTCAGGG GGCTGTGATAAAAAGGCAAATGTGTGGGACATGCGCTCAGGACAGTGTATCCAGTCTTTTGAGACCCACGAGTCAGACATCAACAGTGTGCG ATACTATCCCAGTGGAGATGCATTTGCTTCTGGATCAGATGATGCAACA tgCCGGCTCTATGATCTAAGAGCAGACAGAGAAGTGGCCATTTATTCCAAAGAAAGCATCATATTTGGAGTTTCCAGTGTTGACTTTTCTCTCAGTG GAAGGCTACTGTTTGGTGGTTATAATGACTATACCATAAATGTTTGGGACGTCCTGAAAGGAACAAGAGTTTCCATCTTGTTTGGACATGAGAACCGTGTGAGCACACTTCGAGTTTCCCCTGATGGGACAGCCTTCTGCACAGGCTCCTGGGACCACACTCTGAGG atttggGCCTAA